The Xanthomonas rydalmerensis genomic interval CGCGCGCCTCGTCCGAGGCCAGGAACAGCGCCATGCGCGCGATGTCGTCGGGCATCACCTTGTCCGGCAGGCACTGGTTGCGCGCCAGTTCGCGCTCGCCGGCCTCGTCCAGCCACAGGGTGACCTGGCGCTCGGTCATCACCCAGCCCGGGGTCAGCACGTTGATGCGGATCCGCGCCGCGCCCAGGTCGCGGGCCAGGCCGCGGGTCAGGCCGTTCACCGAGGACTTGGCGGTGGCATAGACCGGATAGCCGCCGGTCTTGCTCTGCCAGCCGGTGGAGCCCAGGTTGACGATGGAACCGCCCCCCAGCCGCTGCATGCCCGGCACCACCGCCTGGATCGCGAAGAACGCCGCACGCTGGTTGATCGACACGCAGCGCTCCCAGTACTCCGGCGTCACCGCCTCCAGCGCATGGCGGTCGTCGCTGCCGACGTTGTTGAGCAGCACGTGGAAGTCGCCCAGCTCGGCCGCCGCCGCGCCGATCGCCGCCTGCAGCGCGGCCACGTCGGTGACGTCGCAGCGGCGCCACCAGGGCGCGGTCAGGCCGCCCGCGGCTAGCCGCTCGGCCAGCGCGGCGCTGGCCTCGGCCGCGACATCGACGAAGGCCACCTGCGCGCCCTGCGCAGCGAAGGCCTCCACCAGCGCGGCGCCGATGCCGGAGCCGCCGCCGGTGATGAAGACGCGGCGGCCGCGCAGGCTGCCGTAGGTTGCGTTGTCGAGGGAGGAAGGCGCCGCGCTTGCCGAGTTGTCCATGCCGTTTCGCTCTAGGTGGATAGGATTTCGATATATGAAAACAAATATCCATTCGAAGATATTTGCTATTTTTCACGTATCAATATGCCCGCTAGCATCGCCGACGTAAAGCATCCGGGGGTGGCTTGCGCGCAGGCGGATCCCGGCGTCCTGGACTCGAGGAATCCGCCGACATGGGCTCACCCAGCAAACCGCCGCGCCGCAGCCAGGCGTGGTTCGGGCGCGAAGGCAAGCAGGGCTTCTACTACCGCAGCTGGCTCAAGAGCGCCGGCCATCCGCACGACATGTTCGATGGCCGCCCGGTGATCGGCATCTGCAACACCTGGTCGGAACTGACCCCGTGC includes:
- a CDS encoding SDR family oxidoreductase — its product is MDNSASAAPSSLDNATYGSLRGRRVFITGGGSGIGAALVEAFAAQGAQVAFVDVAAEASAALAERLAAGGLTAPWWRRCDVTDVAALQAAIGAAAAELGDFHVLLNNVGSDDRHALEAVTPEYWERCVSINQRAAFFAIQAVVPGMQRLGGGSIVNLGSTGWQSKTGGYPVYATAKSSVNGLTRGLARDLGAARIRINVLTPGWVMTERQVTLWLDEAGERELARNQCLPDKVMPDDIARMALFLASDEARAITAQEFVVDGGWT